The DNA region CTTTTATGACAGAAACGTAAGTAACGCTTTTTTAGCATTTTGTTTGCATACATTCAGGCGCAGCTTAATACAAGTAGAAAGCTTTTTAAATTGATTGCCTTGCTCAccttcccagtcaaatcaatccgaattcagaaacggaatctaattagaatcgtacacaaattccgtttcagaattcggattgagttaactgggttaCTGAGGAAAGACTATGCAATCACTCGAAtaatgaacttttttaaaagtaaaataaaataaacaggtagtatcacaaaatgttttaaacattttgacacttttgcttctgtaaaaactgaaaatttacgTTAAATCCATGAAAATACCGTCAACTCATAGCTCAACATATTTGAGAGTTTTGAGTATATTAGCACTAAAGGCtaccttattatcgaacatatatgcaataATGTTATTGTtatattggatgtatcaaaattagtggccaaatcaaatttctatcaatgttacCCTGGGCTATCAATCTCACCCCAGTCTACGGTATCTTTTTTCACAAACTGCCCATAATTAAAGAAACGGCTACTatcaacttttgagaaaatcgaGATTTTGCTCCAGATGGTAGAGGATGTTTCAACGCATCTTCCAAAAcatgaatttctttgaatagtGGTGAGTTTTGGCTACCGATACGAAAACACAAAGGGAAcgatcttttattacgtaaaatTTTGGTAATAAATTGTAACAGATGAGCTATCCTCCCACCACCCATGTAACGCGCAACAGAATTTTTCATCGCTCCCCCTCTCAATCGGCTAATATACCTGATCTCAAgctgattttaaaatataaattaattcatGTTTAAATTCAGAAGGATCAATCTGAAATAATCAGGACCCAGACTtatatttattcattaaaagatTTTATAAAAGATCATCAACAATTCAGCAGTGATTTTCCCTGCTCGTACAAATAcccatttttatactttttgaaCAGTCCTCGCCATAGCTCAACGCGTTCCCGGTTAAGATTCCGCACCATTTTGAGATTCTTATCGATCAGCAAGCAGTCCATGTCGAAGCCATCGGAGCGCTGGTCACAACTTTTTACCGGCTGCCATTTCAGCTGACTGTGTTCAAATCCTTGCGCCGTTGGATCGTCGTACTTGGCAAAGTTGGAAAACAGTTTAATgaacgattttttaattttcatttcgtCGCTGTTTTCGGAGATTGCCGGCAGGAAGTAGGAGCTGTTGGGAAGAGATGGGAAATTTATTTGCGATTTCTTTTTTTGATTGTCGATGAGTACTTGAACATGTAGAAAACATCCTCGATGTGGCAGGCTCCAACAATTTGAGGCACTCCGAGCAAATGTTTCATCAAGCTCCACCTGCCACTGAAGGAGAACAGATAGTAGTAGTGCTTAACTCTGGGTTGATTCCGAGCGATCCACTCTGCTGTAACTGCCTGATGGATCAAGAAGTCAGCATCTGTGCTGAGATCACAAAGTTGTTGAATTGAGCTTTTGTCAATTTTACGCCTTCCAAAGTAGAACTGCTTGATGAGCTTCCCGAGCCCAACACGGTCCGGAATCTCGGCATCGTCAAGGAGAAGTGAAATAAGCCGTTCTGGATGGCGATCAAATTCCTTCATGCGACCCCGCAACATGAAGGCCGTCAGGGAACCCTCGGCCGTATTGCCACCGGTCATGATGGGCATCGTCATGGTGTCGTATCGCTTGACGATATCTTCCGGACGATCGGTGATTATGGCGTCTAAGGCATGTTTTACCTCTACAACTGGTCGGAAGTAAAACTTGTACGGTTGGGATTTCTCCGCCTCGTTGTGGACAAAGTTTTGCAGTCGAACGATTCGTCGAGCAGAAGCCTTCATGAGCGTTTCTGGAAGATTTAGTTTTGTGTAACTATACGTTTTAAAGTTTGGATCTGAACATACCGTAACAATCCTGAGTGGAGCTTTCTTTACATCCCAATAATTTTGCCAGCTTTTTAGCCTTCTCCTCTGGTTGAACTTGAAAGTATGGATGTGTGAAACCGCTAATACTTTGCCCAATTACTCGATGGAAATATTGTCTGAAGTTAAAACGTTACTTTTGAGATCAGAAATCCTGCACTAACCCAGAAGTGGCCTCACCTGGACTGTTCCGACTGGTAATGCATCTGAACGGATGTACTTCCTGCACTTGCGCCAAATACTGTAACATTGTTCGGATCTCCACCGAAATTAGAAATGTTCTGCTGTACCCATCTGAATGCCATTCGCTGATCCTTCAGTCCCATGTTACCGTAGATTCCGGCTTCAGGCAAACACAGGAACCCTAAAGGACCGAGACGATAGTTCAGCGTAACGACAACTACGCCTTCCTCAAGCAACGGTAGTGGATTGTACACGAAACTATCGCCAGCTCCTTCTTGGAAAGCTCCCCATGTACGTAAATCATCACTGGAAGTCTCTTCATGGATTCAACTTGATCACCAGGTAGCTCCGGCGTATAAACGTTCAGAAACAGTCCATCCTCCGATCCTATAACGATGTTCATGGGAAATGTCAACTGCATGCACCAACTTCGATGGACGGAACAATCCAGAATTGGTTCGCCAAATCGCTCCAACGCAACAGGTGGCTTAAACCGTAACTCTCCAACCGGAGGCTCAGCGTACGGAATGCCTTTGAAAAAGTGATACGGTTTCCCATTGGAAAGCCGTTGACTCAGCCCTCGGAGCTTCCCAGCATCAATCTTCACCACCGGGCGGGCAAACACGGGACAGTACTTGTGCCACAAACTTTCGATGTAGTACTGAATCAGGTGAATCGCGATCAATAAACTAGCTCTGATGAAGCTTGGCGACAGAAATCGAATGCTCAAAAGGTGTTCCTTCAGAATCATTTTGGTCAACACTAAACCAGCACAGTTTTGGTGCTCTTGTTGCTGGTCATATTTCATACCAAACTTACGGAACTGTGACATGACACGTGCTCTGCTACGTGCAAATATTGTACCTTTTTAGGAAAATATTTACTGTTGGGCATTTCAAACCTTAGTGACAGCGATAGccgtaaaaattatttaaaaaaaatcaaaagctacGCTCATTAGCTGGCAGGTCGGCCGGAAAATTAGTTGAACCTGAGCAGCGTTCACCAGACCACAACATTAACCGGTAGGTGCGGCAGAAAGTGGGGAGAAGGTACAAGTCCAGTGCACGAGGAGTCGGTTTCCCAGGAACAGAAGTGGCTAATTCTTCCACAGAGTCCACCGAGGATTCGTAAAACCATACCGGATATCGCACAGTAACAACTCACGTGTTTAGAATATAATCAATAAATTCGCCACATTTATAAACACTTATTAACATCTAACAAAAAGTACAAGTAAATTGATGGGGCTGGAGGTCGGGCCATAGTTTCAAGAGttgactattaaaaaaaaaggatttgaaaatgctgttgttttgcaataaaaaattcaaaatcaaaccatccactttaacgacccccaggtcttttgtggtctctattgcaagtttctgcttgaaccttggagtccgaaggcttgaatggggaggtcACCCAAACCTGTTTCTACTCGTGCGTGCGAGTCAAAGCGATTCCACcgaagcaggcttggtttggtgtattGTTTGTCTTGatagcagggagacgactcccgcACCTGAAATGAcctaacggcctaacaacaaccaaggccgggatcgACGTTTTACTCCCatatccgatggaaggttgtagCAGATGGGAAATgaacccatgatcatccgcttacaaagtggacatcgtaaccattcaaaCACGTGTTGCCACTGCAATtaacagttttcaaaatatctaagaatcaaaaaattaaaaaattgcgaGAAGATTAACTTTTTGTGGTacttaaatgcatttaagattattttaaatacagttttgaagtttttcgataaaaaaaagaaaatgggaTACATGGAGTAAAATGAAACAGTTTTAGCTGTTATGTTTCCATAATATTTTTAGATCGAAGGCAACagtcagaataaaaaaaagcattttgaattcttttggattgataatagtagtttatccaacaaggtgcaaaaagaagttttttttttcagcacgaatcgTACATTACAGTCGTAAATAcgacaaatgctgaaaaaatcaagttttgcaaagagtagcttacaacattttatgcaattccaaaaaacgcgaaggtgtgacaagatgatacgaagggaggaggaggatttgcgagattgtgacgtcacgctaggttttttttatgattgcataatgttaatttgaaatgtacacaattaaatcaaatcctcttttctaaaatgttttgctTACTCTTATTtagaagtaccgtcatcaggggtaacTGGATCTGGGgaagattgggtcatacaaatttcagcatttttgtaagaCCCAAActtaccccccagacccaatgtcacccctgatgacggtatcacattataatttataatatagtcacattttttcagctggaacttcaatatattgcaaattaaaataaatgccttaaaagcagggtgttcataagaaaactgctataaatgaTACAATGctgtaaaaaacagttttcaagatttttttttatatttgattgttataccaggtcttccaatttttaaaagattaaaaactgttttttatatCGCAATACTTgttctaaaaaatgaataattagaaaaatttaacttattttgctttaaaaatgctaaaaataccaaaataatgagagtttaaaaatataaaaaatcccatcgaaCACAAGGGGGGTCTGGCAAAATGTAACGTAGTTTTTGAGGGGGGGGATCAACCTTGTGTGataaagtgtgacataggggggaggggggttaattttggccgatttttgcgtgacatactttatggatgacgccattaATCAACgttcagttaccgaacaagtactgtattggGAGTTATTTTCATCATCAATTCGTTCTTGATTAAAATCTTGTGACAATTCCGATGTTGAAAAGTATGAGACATGATTATTTATTGAGTTGATTTGGTCACATACCCAACATTTTGTAaaccttttttgccttcctcgcattactgaaaaaaatcacttgaaaataaaCATCTTAATACGAGCTTAGAGCTTAGACCCACCTTCAAGTATACCTATCGATTCAGaatcaaaaaccgaacaaatgCACCGAAATATTCTCACTCAATTATCTTAGCACTGGCTGTACCAATTTgtaccgttttggtctcattcgattcgtcccataagaccctattaataataatgaagtttagtaatgtacttcaaaagttatgataaaaaaaaaaactttttgaaaatgtttattctaggaaggcatcaaccaccctacggtggatt from Culex quinquefasciatus strain JHB chromosome 3, VPISU_Cqui_1.0_pri_paternal, whole genome shotgun sequence includes:
- the LOC6030782 gene encoding LOW QUALITY PROTEIN: venom carboxylesterase-6 (The sequence of the model RefSeq protein was modified relative to this genomic sequence to represent the inferred CDS: inserted 1 base in 1 codon), which codes for MILKEHLLSIRFLSPSFIRASLLIAIHLIQYYIESLWHKYCPVFARPVVKIDAGKLRGLSQRLSNGKPYHFFKGIPYAEPPVGELRFKPPVALERFGEPILDCSVHRSWCMQLTFPMNIVIGSEDGLFLNVYTPELPGDQVESMKRLPVMIYVHXGAFQEGAGDSFVYNPLPLLEEGVVVVTLNYRLGPLGFLCLPEAGIYGNMGLKDQRMAFRWVQQNISNFGGDPNNVTVFGASAGSTSVQMHYQSEQSRQYFHRVIGQSISGFTHPYFQVQPEEKAKKLAKLLGCKESSTQDCYETLMKASARRIVRLQNFVHNEAEKSQPYKFYFRPVVEVKHALDAIITDRPEDIVKRYDTMTMPIMTGGNTAEGSLTAFMLRGRMKEFDRHPERLISLLLDDAEIPDRVGLGKLIKQFYFGRHADFLIHQAVTAEWIARNQPRVKHYYYLFSFSGRWSLMKHLLGVPQIVGACHIEDVFYMFNSYFLPAISENSDEMKIKKSFIKLFSNFAKYDDPTAQGFEHSQLKWQPVKSCDQRSDGFDMDCLLIDKNLKMVRNLNRERVELWRGLFKKYKNGYLYEQGKSLLNC